One Dunckerocampus dactyliophorus isolate RoL2022-P2 chromosome 15, RoL_Ddac_1.1, whole genome shotgun sequence genomic window, ttactgaggaactaataaggatctaatgagtacagtagttgccgaggaactaaggcacatacatttacagtGATTAGGTtcaggtaggttcgttcctcattaatttGCTTTAATTTTGTGCACCTTGTTGTAAAATGTTACCGGTACACACAATTACGGtaattaatgaggaacgaacctacctaaccctaaccactactcattagagCTTCATTAGTTCCCCAGTAACAACTGGAAATGTGCCTTagctcctcagtaactactccactcattagttcttcattagttcctcagtaactactctactcattagttcattagttcctcagtaactactctactcattagttcttcattagttcctcagtaactactctactcattagttcttcattagttcctcagtaactactctactcattagttcattagttcctcagtaactactctactcattagttcttcgttagttcctcagtaactacgctactcattagttcctcattagttcttcattagttcctcagtaacaactctactcattagttcctctttgttcttcattagttcctcagtaactagtctaaattgatgtgccttagtcattagttcctcaggaactactgtatttttgtgtaccttattgtaaagtgtgaccaagaATGAAGtgtttaataagaatatttcattcattgagatctaggatgtgttattttagtgttcccccAGTGAACCGCAgggttgtcctgttgaaaaagccagtcattaccacacagacgagggccttcagtcatgagggacgccccccgcaacatctccacatggccagctgccgtttgacgaccctgcacaacCCGAAGCTCCACTGTTCCATTGAAGTATGATGATGGTGCCCCGTCCACTGTGTCGTgtgaaaaacatctcaggtgggatctccttgtcatgccagtaatgctggaagccatcaggaccgccTGGGGGGAATAAAACatcccacctttcaatgtcccatgtttggtgcgctTCTGCAAATTCCAATTGgtcagttttgtggcgttgaaggagacgatacctttgaagaccttttcttcttaaaacccttctctggCAGGTGCCGCGTGATGGTTATCGGACTGCACTGGGCACcagcaacaaccttcatttgggccgaggatggtggCTTTTAAGGACAGCCTATTTGTCTttattgcaataaattgcttcttcaaaacactttttcacttccatttcctctttttgcatttcattttgaagctcttcttGGAACCTCCTCAAGAGCAAACAgtccaaaatgtaaattcttgctgtttttccaactagtcttaaaattttgatcaggagtgtattcaaATTACAATGTTATTACACATTAAAAAACCCAAAACCACATTGATAAAATGCTACGCTGTAGAAACAAACAATTACATGCTTACAAATATCGATACtgtttaaatgaaaatgatgcgGTCATCTTACTGTAGCTTCAAATCCTCCATAAGTCTTTCAAGAAACTGtttaaaaagaagcaaaaaggcAACAATTTTATTCACACAAAATAATAAGAACAGAATTATACAAACAACAAAGCTGAACCTCGTCATGTGATTTCATGACATGCAAAACTCACACACAATGCAAatgcatttacaaaaaaaagcaaagcatggtattgttgtatatattttctattgTATATTTTGTTAAGTTAAAAgcaagtgtgaatggttgtttgtctacatgtgccctgtgattggctggcgaccggtcctggctgtaccccgcctttcgccccgGAGTCAGctctggataggctccaggataccctggagaggacaagcggcatagaaaatggatggatggaagttccaAGTCAGCTTTGGTGTCTCACATGGGATATTGATCAACAGTCAATCGATGATCAGAGGCCTGTACTGCCAAAGTGGCTCAATAAACTTTGAGCTTTGTGCTCACgacgcagctcaacaaaacctcaACTCCCCACAAACAGAGTTCAACGGTCCCGCGACGGTGGTCATCGACTCACTTTGTCAACGTCTGcttctcggctttgtgctcaatgTGCGTTTGAAATCATATCGTTGTACTTCCAAAGAAAAATGGAGCAATCCCGGGGGCTGTATTTTGCACATGAGGAGCAAGTAATGATTATGGCGTGTGATGAGGAGCTGAACAAGATCACCATTTCCAAAAGCAACACTGGCAGAAGATTGCCGAGCGTGTAACTGCACAAGTTAACTTACCAGGAGCAGCCACTGCTGCAACACATACGTCTGCTAACACCGGCcaaattcatatttcatattggtgTTTATTCCCGACACTCGGCTCAAAAAGTGGGCAAATGCGGCGAATTCCCTCGGCTGAAGATCTACATCTCTTATCGAGaatttcatcagggaatgcCAGCGGGTCAGTGTGACCTCGGAGCGCTGCCTgaattattcttgctcccatgTTCGCCGGGTTCTCAAAAAacggtgacgccatctccgcaTGAGTTCGACAGTGCAACAGCGGCACTTTCGTTGCCGATTTTAAGCTGGTTAAAGTTGGGACCAGTTTACGAGCTGAGCCTGAATTACCACGGTGATATAGCCGCGTTAAAAGGGAGCCACCTTTGTAGTACAGGCAAGCCCGGCTTTCGACTCAACAGACCTCGCGAACCCACTAAACTGGCTTCGCAGTGCTCCGCTCAGCTGAGCTCCGCAGGCTCAGTGAGGACGGCGTAGTTGCCGGTTTTGGCCTCTCGACTGTAAGCCACGGCGTGTGTGTCCTTCTTGGGTTTGAGCTGACACAAGATGACAATACTCAGCACACAGGCCAgtgtctgcacacacacacacacacacacacacacacacacacacacacacaacatgactgtagtgtaataaaaatacagcaataagACACATCGACATGTATGGAGACAAAAATGGTGTGGAAGTTATTCTGAACCTGTCCAAAGGAACTGGCACGTACCCAAAGTAAAGTCAACGCCACCGAGATACCCGCCGCAACGTCCATGGCCAGGTCTAAATTTTGGATGACGACTGGAAGACACGGCTGCAACACACAAGCGTCACACACATCAACACATGACAATATATCGGCATAGaaatagaacacacacacacacactaataatgATCATAAATCACagacactcctatagtcacctttgcatttgtattacccaatacagtagatataatcagagaaaataccacttatcagacataaataagataacacagACTCACACGCTAGCGGTTCCTTGTTATTTTCTGGACAGCGCACTTCATTGCGGCTTTAAATGTCTTTGCACTGgttattagccaatatagtagacagaaaaagagtaaataagccatgtaagacgtaaataaaacttctGCTCGAGCagcgtcacagtaaatgtgttcctcaGGGAACCTTGGTGAGGAGTCGAGTGCCCTCTCACCAAACACCGACACCTGGTGGCCAATGTGGAATACGGCACCACAATCACATTTACAACGCTTTTTCTGCCTGATACAGCATGTGtacttttattcatttagtTACATCATTTTGCCGTTTTTACGCTtgacaatgcttcatttaggccaagaagaagtacaatctgcttaaatatgcttttttaaaaactaataataggccgtattccacCATAAAACGGTGATCaattatgaattaattcattttcaagATATTGCAAGGGAGTGACAACCAAACCGCGACATCGCCAGGGATGActgcaatattacatttttctgtttttttaaatgttagaatatttctcataatttttcatctaattgccttttttttaaaaatgttgcatttgtaAGTAGTAAGATGAAAAGGTGGTGCACTACTATATCTAATACATAAaactaaatataataaataagacttgagcatttttaattttgtattattttcgttgttaaagtttttaaataattttgaaaaatgatcaTTACAATTTTAGTAAATTAATATTGTGGAATTGACtaatattcataataatttCTTGCAGTCCGTTTaactaaaactacaaaaacaggaGTAAAATAGTAATGCAACTGTGAAATATTAAGTTTTAAGTATGTATTGTACGTATTAAGtacttatttgttttaattttacgttttgtattttttatacttCTAAAATATCTCTTCTACTGTATTGTATACTGTTTGTTATTTAAGTTAGtatgaattatatatatatatatatatatatatatatatatatagtaacggaaaaaaatgaatataattGTAAATTCaacatactaataataatgataagtgatttttttttatacaaatgcaccgtatacagtatattattacatttgttACAGTTACATTCGGTTATAATATCGTTATATTCAACTTCTCTAGGTGATTTCATACATCCACTTCAGTGCCCTACAAATGTTCCATGCCAAATAAAAGGCTGCTCTCTGGCATTTAATAAAGCAAAACATTCCATTCAAAGAGCAGCCTTCCTCCTTGCTTGTtcgatttaaaggaaaaaaggaCATTTAAAAGGGATCCACTGTGATAGTGCTGTGTAACGATGTACGAGCCTCTTCATAAATCATGACAGGGTCGTCCGTGCCCTCGGACAGGCTGCTGTTCTTTGGAGCGGCCACCtagaaacaaaacagaagagTGAAAAGAGTGCATGGAAAgcgcagcaaaaatgtaaagcagcttgttgttgtgatcacgctCACACATGCGCTGGTGGAGTTGTCAGCGCACAAGCATGACTCTGGGACGTCATAACCCCACTCTTGGTAGCCCTGCTGCACCCCACAACATTCCAACTGGAAAAAACAACACGAATAAATCCCACCCCCACGTTGTACTTGGACGTCTTTTACTGACTTCTTTTTGCGTTTCGTGCATAATCTTGAGATCTGCGTCAGTGGCGTTGCTCAATGGCTGTATGCCCATGTAATACATGTTGATGGCTTTCCTCATCTGCACGACAAGAGCACACTCTTAGCACACACCAGGAGTAAACAGGCACGAAAGCTGATGAGCTATGTAGTAGAAATGGAGTGGAGAGCAGTGTAAATACCGTCGGGCGCACAAACAGCAGGCCCATGCCAatgtaaaacacaaaaaggctGCATAGGATGACTCCAACTGTGAACTGACACACAAATAAACCTTCAGGGTCTGGTGatcaagtgtgtgtgcgcgtggttGTTTGTATACCCACCACAATGATCATCCATTTCTTCTCCTTGCAGACGCCATACAAGCCAACAACGGGCAATAACAGCATGATGACGGCAAGCGTGTACACGGCACGTATGCCCACGATCATGTCCTCGATCTGTGGACAGTGATTGAATGAACGTGTTTAGCAGGAAATCACATTTCAGCGCTATGTTATGTTACATTTTGTGGACTTtgtcaacaaaaaaatactttaacctgcaccgtattttccggactataagtcgtacatttttttcatggttcggccggtcctgcgacttatactccgaaGCGACTTATctatgttatatactgtatatatgctgtaggcttgtgtgccagtgtctgctactcctatcactcctgtaccactgaacatttacattgtaaacgtcaactgagaaagacggaacacaaatgcccccccccccccccccccaaaaaaaaacccaaattctgcagattacaagatGCAAGAAAACCAGTTATGTTATGtcgtttaggctatagttatttGAATAACTGTTATCTGTTAACATGTTAGGttacataccacctattcacatTACGTTAGCAGACGTTAACGTAacgtctacagcaggggtcaccaacatggtgcccgcgggcaccaggtagccccccaggACCATATGAGGCGCcctcaagcctgcttttcaatCACCTtttagttaataatgtgagaacactaaaaagaaatgcattctgaaatgcaaaatgtgagttgtggacaccagcatgttgtggatgttctggtaaaacaagcatattcggattgtttgggttgaaataagctataaaaataattgttacaaaaatgagtagctcttggccattttcattttgtaaaagtagctctcacaaggaaaaacattggtggTCTACAGTATGTACGATATTTTAATCATATTTTAGAATTTTCTATATATTTGATCAGaacatattttattgttcacaTATTTATATAGACCtatacacatccatccatccatcttctatgccgcttatcctcacttgggtggcgggtatgctggagcctatcccagccagtcaatcacaacatataaacatattctaatattttttgcatctttttttttggtcctaAAACTTCTTTAGCGCTTTATTTCACTTTGCACAGACCTTGTATTTTTCCCTTCATT contains:
- the LOC129168525 gene encoding tetraspanin-8-like isoform X2; translation: MGKVNIWVKRSFIVVASLMAVIGAVMLAGILFIHGHYHRDEEIEDMIVGIRAVYTLAVIMLLLPVVGLYGVCKEKKWMIIVFTVGVILCSLFVFYIGMGLLFVRPTMRKAINMYYMGIQPLSNATDADLKIMHETQKELECCGVQQGYQEWGYDVPESCLCADNSTSACVAAPKNSSLSEGTDDPVMIYEEPCLPVVIQNLDLAMDVAAGISVALTLLWTLACVLSIVILCQLKPKKDTHAVAYSREAKTGNYAVLTEPAELS
- the LOC129168525 gene encoding tetraspanin-8-like isoform X3; this translates as MPTSDWNKRYIEDMIVGIRAVYTLAVIMLLLPVVGLYGVCKEKKWMIIVFTVGVILCSLFVFYIGMGLLFVRPTMRKAINMYYMGIQPLSNATDADLKIMHETQKELECCGVQQGYQEWGYDVPESCLCADNSTSACVAAPKNSSLSEGTDDPVMIYEEARTSLHSTITPCLPVVIQNLDLAMDVAAGISVALTLLWTLACVLSIVILCQLKPKKDTHAVAYSREAKTGNYAVLTEPAELS
- the LOC129168525 gene encoding tetraspanin-8-like isoform X1 codes for the protein MGKVNIWVKRSFIVVASLMAVIGAVMLAGILFIHGHYHRDEEIEDMIVGIRAVYTLAVIMLLLPVVGLYGVCKEKKWMIIVFTVGVILCSLFVFYIGMGLLFVRPTMRKAINMYYMGIQPLSNATDADLKIMHETQKELECCGVQQGYQEWGYDVPESCLCADNSTSACVAAPKNSSLSEGTDDPVMIYEEARTSLHSTITPCLPVVIQNLDLAMDVAAGISVALTLLWTLACVLSIVILCQLKPKKDTHAVAYSREAKTGNYAVLTEPAELS